A single window of Syngnathus acus chromosome 23, fSynAcu1.2, whole genome shotgun sequence DNA harbors:
- the asb13a.2 gene encoding ankyrin repeat and SOCS box protein 13 has product MDPFRNMDPNIRCWAVRTAVHEAAAIGQASRLQQLIDRGASVNIVAEDSITPLHEACARGHTQCARLLLDAGAQVDARNMDGSTPLCEACSVGSLECVTLLLERGAKANPALTSRTASPLHEACMAGSLDCVKLLIAEGASLEANDLYHGTPLHVACANNHLHCAKELLNAGARVNAARLHQTALHHAAKSANVELIETLVEFGANIYARDRHNKKPVDHASPGSPVATCLRSYEAMPMSLQQLSRLALRQKLGTSALKVVAQLQIPKLIISYLCYQ; this is encoded by the exons ATGGATCCGTTTCGAAACATGGATCCCAATATCC GCTGCTGGGCTGTGAGAACCGCGGTCCACGAGGCAGCGGCGATTGGTCAGGCTTCCCGTTTGCAGCAGCTCATCGATCGCGGCGCTTCCGTCAACATCGTGGCGGAGGACTCCATCACACCCCTGCACGAGGCCTGCGCCCGGGGTCACACCCAGTGCGCCCGGCTACTTCTGGATGCCGGTGCACAG GTGGATGCGAGAAACATGGATGGCAGCACCCCGCTGTGTGAAGCCTGCTCTGTGGGTAGTTTGGAGTGCGTGACGCTCTTGCTGGAACGAGGCGCCAAAGCCAATCCTGCCCTCACCTCTCGTACTGCCTCACCTCTCCACGAAGCCTGTATGGCAG GAAGCTTGGACTGTGTGAAGTTGCTGATTGCTGAGGGCGCTTCCCTGGAGGCGAATGACCTCTACCACGGGACCCCGCTGCATGTAGCTTGTGCTAATAACCACTTACACTGTGCGAAAGAGCTCCTCAATGCTG GTGCCAGAGTAAACGCCGCCCGGCTGCACCAGACGGCACTGCACCACGCCGCAAAGAGCGCAAACGTGGAATTGATTGAGACCCTCGTGGAGTTCGGCGCCAACATTTACGCCCGGGATAGACACAATAAGAAACCCGTCGACCACGCCTCGCCGGGCTCACCAGTCGCAACCTGCCTGCGCTCTTATGAGG CCATGCCCATGAGCCTGCAGCAACTCAGTAGGTTGGCACTGCGACAGAAGCTGGGCACCAGTGCGCTGAAGGTTGTAGCTCAACTCCAGATTCCAAAGCTGATTATCAGCTACCTGTGCTATCAGTGA